The following proteins are encoded in a genomic region of Fusarium oxysporum f. sp. lycopersici 4287 chromosome 1, whole genome shotgun sequence:
- a CDS encoding triacylglycerol lipase, with the protein MAERKGSSWTWLAALPVLLAAAFTAYPDVFGRSVPEALPSVRIKQGNIIGKFVDDGTFPEPLEGFMGIPYALPPVGERRFRHAELVGESNETIEAYYLGPRCPGIQLVPFLKDPVLGPDYESEDCLTINIWRKKGHTPSKGKLPVAVLIPGGAFNRGAARMHNSHTVLAFSEEPYIAVSMQYRIGVFGGLNTELTANEGLLNLGLKDMYVALEWVQENIAAFGGDPDDVTIMGLSAAAHGIGHLIMDINQPKKLFHKAIMDSGAHTARAVHPPNAALNTQHFRELLDLTPCSHFKNLKDPKILTCLRGLPSETVDKAGKEVFRRSDPSIRWAWQPVIDGNVISRRPIEAWKSGKFHRVPILTGSAANEGAFYVPQKADKPEDFTGFFRELLPHLTPTEVAELEKLYPDPSTNPDSPHLDTRDIPGVGSQYKRLETAYGHYAYTCPVRQTVIWATYHPDAQPAYLYHWALNKTALFGANHGDQMRYQTFNREVREISPAQREVSGQFHAYCTSFITKGNPNAIKGRFSHRPEWTPFEDGKGKTMLLGRGNDERAGGTGVGKAAELVEFTWGDEQCEFWWRVSSKWED; encoded by the exons ATGGCTGAACGCAAGGGAAGTTCGTGGACGTGGTTGGCTGCGTTGCCTGTCCTCTTGGCTGCTGCGTTTACAGCGTATCCTGATGTCTTTGGACGTTCTGTACCAGAGGCATTGCCTTCTGTGAGGATCAAGCAGGGAAACATTATTGGCAagtttgttgatgatgggaCATTTCCTGAACCGTTGGAGGGATTCATGGGAATTCCGTATGCTTTGCCTCCGGTTGGTGAACGACGGTTCAGACATGCTGAGCTAGTGGGTGAGAGCAATGAGACGATCGAAGCTTACTATCTAGGGCCAAG ATGTCCTGGCATACAACTCGTTCCTTTCCTCAAAGACCCCGTCCTCGGTCCAGACTATGAATCAGAGGATtgtctcaccatcaacatctgGCGTAAGAAAGGCCATACACCAAGCAAGGGGAAACTTCCCGTCGCTGTTCTTATTCCAGGAGGGGCGTTCAATCGCGGTGCTGCAAGGATGCATAACTCGCATACCGTGCTTGCTTTCTCAGAAGAACCGTACATCGCTGTTAGCATGCAATATCGCATTGGTGTATTCGGTGGACTGAATACTGAGTTGACTGCTAACGAAGGTCTGTTGAACCTTGGTCTAAAGGATATGTATGTCGCGCTTGAATGGGTTCAAGAGAACATTGCTGCTTTTGGTGGCGATCCTGATGATGTTACCATCATGGGACTGAGCGCTGCAGCTCATGGT ATTGGACATCTCATCATGGACATCAATCAgcccaagaagctcttccaCAAAGCTATCATGGACTCAGGAGCTCATACCGCCCGTGCAGTCCACCCCCCAAACGCTGCTCTCAACACCCAGCACTTCCGGGAACTTCTCGACCTGACGCCATGTTCCcacttcaagaacctcaaaGACCCCAAAATCCTCACTTGTCTTCGAGGACTTCCCTCAGAGACCGTAGACAAAGCAGGAAAAGAGGTGTTTCGGCGCTCAGATCCTTCGATTCGTTGGGCATGGCAGCCTGTCATCGACGGAAATGTCATTTCACGAAGACCTATCGAGGCATGGAAGTCTGGCAAGTTCCATAGAGTTCCCATCTTGACGGGCTCAGCGGCGAACGAGGGTGCTTTCTACGTCCCCCAAAAAGCCGATAAACCTGAAGATTTCACGGGCTTCTTTCGCGAGCTTCTACCGCATCTTACACCCACTGAAGTTGCGGAACTTGAGAAGCTGTATCCTGATCCCTCAACAAACCCAGACTCACCACATCTCGACACTCGTGATATTCCCGGCGTAGGATCTCAGTACAAACGCCTCGAGACAGCATACGGCCACTACGCATATACATGCCCCGTCCGCCAAACCGTAATCTGGGCAACATACCACCCAGACGCCCAACCCGCATATCTGTACCACTGGGCCCTCAACAAAACCGCCCTCTTTGGCGCCAATCACGGCGATCAAATGCGATATCAGACGTTTAACCGAGAAGTTCGGGAGATTTCACCTGCGCAGAGGGAAGTCTCTGGACAGTTCCACGCGTATTGTACAAGTTTCATCACCAAAGGGAATCCGAATGCTATAAAGGGAAGGTTTTCGCATAGACCGGAGTGGACCCCGTTTGAGGATGGGAAGGGAAAGACGATGCTACTTGGGAGGGGGAATGATGAGAGGGCTGGGGGGACGGGGGTTGGAAAGGCAGCTGAGTTGGTTGAGTTTACGTGGGGAGATGAGCAGTGtgagttttggtggaggGTTTCGTCCAAGTGGGAGGACTAA
- a CDS encoding transporter MCH1, protein MSSPTPDDTRLDADQISTHSSYASSSDSSSRARRNKEKQALRFIAFIAANIIALACGSIVVFSLYAPLLQSRLHYTQFQVNAVAIAGSVALYLPISLIGYICDRVGLKPLALAGGILFGSGYGIAAGVYRKLDLEFRSHPGYRVNGDWSVPFLMFAFVCIGIATCSLYMASVSACAKNFGKGRYRGLALATPITCFGLSPMWLSQAGTRLFTETRPDGSKGDLDVFRFFLFLAILTFSMGMLGTFTLRVVDEDELIDEAIEELEQSGLLDGSSLLGRSERSYGATGDETEGSALLDPSKDDAKWKKNWVLNAETRSFLSDRTMWPFALAFLLIVGPGEAFINNLGTIIGTLTPPEMEGLSHRTSAATHVSIFGVTNTASRIFIGTLTDLLAPYPQTQHVQAPHARSAVSNRFSISRVAFMAFFATLLSIGLLILASGLVQNHAERFWLVSGLVGAGYGAIFSLTPLIVTIIWGVENFATNFGIIGMLPAAGSTFWGLVYSATYQNGANNSKSAPGSEERGDLFCYGEQCYAPTYWAETVTVWVAVGLLIWAWKGRGGWSQRGIVI, encoded by the coding sequence ATGTCGTCTCCCACCCCCGACGACACGCGCCTCGATGCCGACCAAATCTCCACCCACAGCTCCTACGCCTCATCCTCCGACTCATCCTCCCGCGCGCGAcgaaacaaagagaaacaagCCCTCCGCTTCATCGCCTTCATCGCAGCAAACATCATAGCCCTCGCCTGCGGCTCCATCGTCGTATTCTCCCTCTACGCGCCTCTTCTCCAATCTCGATTACACTACACCCAATTCCAGGTCAACGCCGTCGCTATCGCCGGCTCTGTCGCGCTGTACCTTCCTATTTCGCTCATCGGGTATATCTGCGATCGCGTTGGGCTAAAACCGCTTGCGCTGGCGGGAGGAATCCTCTTTGGCAGCGGATATGGCATCGCAGCGGGCGTTTATCGAAAATTGGATCTGGAGTTTCGCAGCCATCCGGGATATCGTGTCAATGGAGATTGGTCCGTTCCGTTTTTGATGTTTGCGTTTGTGTGCATCGGAATCGCGACGTGCTCGCTTTACATGGCTTCTGTGTCGGCTTGCGCCAAGAATTTTGGAAAAGGTCGTTATCGAGGATTGGCGCTCGCTACGCCCATTACTTGTTTTGGATTGAGTCCCATGTGGCTGAGTCAAGCGGGAACTCGTCTGTTCACTGAGACGCGACCAGACGGGTCCAAGGGCGACTTGGACGTATTccgcttcttcctcttcctcgccattCTGACCTTTTCCATGGGTATGCTGGGCACGTTCACATTACGTGTCGTGGATGAAGACGAGCTTATCGACGAGGCCATTGAGGAGCTGGAGCAGAGCGGATTACTTGATGGGAGCTCTCTACTCGGCAGGTCCGAGAGGAGTTACGGTGCGACTGGTGATGAGACGGAGGGCTCAGCACTACTTGATCCGTCGAAAGACGATGCAAAGTGgaagaagaactgggtcCTCAACGCTGAAACGCGTTCGTTCCTGTCTGATCGCACCATGTGGCCATTTGCTCTGGCGTTTCTTCTGATCGTTGGACCAGGCGAGGCTTTTATCAACAATTTGGGTACAATCATCGGTACACTTACACCGCCTGAGATGGAAGGCCTAAGCCATCGCACTTCAGCGGCGACACATGTGTCCATCTTTGGCGTCACCAATACTGCTTCTCGTATCTTCATCGGAACTCTAACAGATCTTCTGGCACCATATCCCCAGACACAGCATGTTCAAGCACCGCATGCCCGTTCTGCAGTGAGCAACCGCTTCTCCATCTCCCGCGTCGCCTTCATGGCATTCTTCGCAACACTCCTCTCAATCGGTCTATTAATCCTCGCATCCGGCCTTGTCCAAAACCACGCTGAACGATTCTGGCTCGTCTCAGGTCTTGTGGGCGCAGGCTACGGCGCAATCTTCAGTCTCACGCCCTTGATCGTCACAATCATCTGGGGCGTAGAGAACTTTGCTACGAATTTCGGCATCATCGGTATGCTTCCCGCAGCAGGGTCTACGTTCTGGGGACTCGTCTACTCAGCGACGTATCAGAACGGCGCGAACAACTCAAAGTCTGCACCTGGGAGTGAAGAACGTGGTGATTTATTCTGCTATGGTGAACAGTGCTATGCTCCGACTTATTGGGCTGAGACTGTTACTGTGTGGGTTGCTGTTGGGTTATTGATCTGGGCCTGGAAAGGTAGAGGTGGATGGTCGCAGCGTGGAATTGTGATTTAG
- a CDS encoding flotillin produces MSYRISAPDEYLAITGMGIKTVKITKATWVWPLQRCTRFSIRPHDYAMDLQAMTKEKLQFSLPVVFTVGPDVNQRGANRSDADSEADGLDREDRGDALMKYAMLLANSEEKENVTQGQHVANIVKGIIEGETRVLVSSMTMEEIFTEREVFKKRIFRNIQNELSQFGLLIFNANVKELKDAPNSVYFASLSRKAHEGATNQARIDVAEAQLRGNVGEAQRKGEQEREIAKINAETAVQKTVRDIERAQAEAQLDTKRTGLTRDVDIARVTAQRTLESKDEDLKKEVEIKRAAAEMERLRATDVVKATIARESKQQAADAAAYEVEADARARQEASQRKADAAAYQTKLFADADAAATYAKITRNTDAGAYQTRNEAEAYNYAAQQRAEAELVSKLREAEGISAMADAYGKLSQAFGGPAGLLQYMMIEKGTYVELAKANATAIRGLEPKISVWNTGSQGGGQGGDATETMRNVYQMLPPLMSTINEQTGITLPEWQFGKLNAGVNAVGQEGAKTNGHKSH; encoded by the exons ATGTCTTACAGAATCTCTGCCCCCGATGAGTACCTTGCCATCACTGGCATGGGCATCAAGACCGTCAAGATCACAAAAGCCACATGGGTCTGGCCTCTCCAACGATGCACACGCTTCAG CATCCGCCCTCACGACTATGCCATGGACCTTCAGGCCATGACAAAGGAGAAGTTGCAGTTCTCTCTCCCCGTCGTCTTCACAGTGGGTCCCGATGTCAACCAGCGCGGGGCCAACCGCTCTGATGCCGACAGTGAAGCCGATGGCCTTGATCGCGAGGACCGAGGAGACGCTTTGATGAAGTATGCTATGCTTTTGGCGAACtctgaggagaaggagaatgtCACCCAGGGCCAGCATGTTGCCAACATCGTCAAGGGTATCATCGAGGGTGAAACTCGAGTCCTTGTGTCTAGCATGACTATGGAGGAGATCTTCACTGAGCGAGaggtcttcaagaagagaatcTTCAGAAACATCCAGAACGAGCTGTCGCAGTTTGGTCtgctcatcttcaacgccaAC GTCAAAGAGCTAAAGGATGCCCCTAACTCAGTCTACTTTGCCTCGCTCTCCCGCAAGGCCCACGAGGGCGCAACCAACCAAGCCAGAATTGACGTTGCAGAGGCCCAACTCCGCGGTAACGTCGGTGAGGCCCAGCGCAAGGGCGAGCAAGAGCGCGAGATCGCAAAGATCAACGCCGAGACCGCCGTCCAGAAGACAGTGCGCGATATCGAGCGCGCTCAAGCAGAAGCACAACTTGACACCAAGCGCACAGGCCTGACCCGCGACGTCGACATCGCCCGCGTCACAGCCCAGCGTACCCTTGAGTCCAAGGATGAagatctcaagaaggaggttgagatcAAGCGCGCTGCTGCAGAGATGGAGCGTCTTCGTGCGACAGACGTTGTTAAAGCTACGATTGCGAGGGAGAGTAAGCAACAGGCTGCTGACGCTGCTGCGTATGAAGTTGAGGCGGATGCGCGCGCTCGTCAGGAGGCTAGTCAGCGCAAGGCCGATGCTGCAGCTTACCAGACCAAGCTCTTCGCGGATGCTGATGCAGCTGCTACATACGCCAAGATCACAAGGAACACAGATGCCGGAGCCTACCAGACCCGCAACGAAGCCGAAGCCTACAACTATGCCGCCCAGCAGCGCGCCGAAGCCGAACTCGTCAGCAAGCTCCGCGAGGCAGAGGGTATCTCCGCCATGGCCGACGCCTACGGCAAGCTCTCCCAAGCCTTCGGCGGTCCCGCTGGACTACTACAGTACATGATGATCGAGAAGGGCACATACGTCGAACTCGCCAAGGCCAACGCCACAGCCATCCGCGGTCTCGAGCCCAAGATCAGCGTGTGGAACACTGGAAGCCAGGGTGGTGGTCAGGGCGGCGATGCTACTGAGACGATGCGCAATGTGTACCAGATGCTGCCGCCGCTGATGAGTACTATCAACGAGCAGACTGGTATTACTCTGCCGGAGTGGCAGTTTGGGAAGTTGAATGCTGGTGTTAATGCTGTTGGCCAGGAGGGTGCTAAGACCAATGGTCATAAGAGCCATTAA
- a CDS encoding pH-response regulator protein palA/rim-20 — translation MSSNILSIPFRKSAQLSLASTIRQYINTKYDQHPDMFKHDLEVIDALRRDAVNVREPHPSGIKKLQAYAGQLVWVGGKFPIDIGAEFSWYPALGYNTERPMVRNNLKYELMNILYNLASLYSQLAINTPRGNTEGLKSAANYFSLAAGVLSHMQKEILPELRMSDPPEDMDHDTLESLIQLLLAQSQECFWQKAVMDGYKDASIAKLAARVSDLYNFAGEAAMKSEAISSAWIHHMSAKHHHFAAAAQYRAACDCLEKRKYGEEVARLKDAVACATEGIKEARNGYLGKTVVDDLNGLKRKVEEDLKRAEKDNDVIYLIAVPPKSELKILDRANMAVARVPPQVANPYDYFGDHAEFGPALFSRLVPFSVHVATSIYEERRDRMVSQNIIPELESLTDKIHEILTSLGLPGSLQALEKPLGLPPSLVQHAEEIRQADAIGRVQKGFADIDKLRSGDMAIFEEGKAAVASEEEEDQRLRMRYGTDRWVRPESRQDPQGGKLWQHASEIESYFQSSISSDAVVREKFGAIQDLLAILSGPDRDLMDSVPSSRRVDIPETLKPVIGKLRGAYNDVLRLESRRRKKVESLRENARRDDIKPDILKEAARLERAYPNTALVPAHFEEFFDKRLDKLYEPEVEAIEKEAKDQERLLADVQRINREFESQKRQMGERGNREREVALQKLDNAYFKYKEIINNLEVGRKFYNDLNKIVGQGFRDVIRGWVAQRRMEARALEEEINMPTLSNLNISHQQPPTQSPMPSHQDPSHSYAPPPQQPPQPVQSPAQANIQSWGETVQQPRPVQPTPVGAMWTPGMGIKFGQSSGGSGQPPAPGTWNPNSGIKFG, via the exons ATGTCGTC AAACATTCTTTCCATCCCCTTTCGCAAGTCGGCCCAGCTTTCGCTTGCTTCAACGATACGGCAGtatatcaacaccaaataTGATCAGCACCCGGATATGTTCAAGCATGACCTCGAGGTCATTGATGCACTTCGGCGCGATGCGGTGAACGTTCGAGAGCCGCATCCGAGCGGCATTAAGAAGCTGCAAGCATATGCGGGACAGCTTGTTTGGGTTGGGGGCAAGTTTCCTATAGAT ATTGGAGCCGAGTTTTCGTGGTATCCTGCCCTTGGATACAATACCGAGCGTCCTATGGTGCGAAACAACCTGAAGTACGAGCTTATGAACATTCTCTACAACCTCGCCTCCCTCTACTCCCAGCTCGCCATCAACACGCCCCGGGGCAACACCGAAGGCCTCAAATCAGCAGCGAACTACTTCTCCCTAGCAGCCGGCGTCTTATCACATATGCAAAAAGAGATCCTTCCCGAACTACGAATGTCCGATCCTCCCGAAGACATGGACCACGATACACTCGAGTCCTTGATCCAACTACTCCTCGCCCAGAGTCAAGAATGCTTCTGGCAAAAAGCCGTTATGGATGGCTACAAGGATGCATCGATCGCCAAGCTCGCCGCTCGAGTGTCCGATCTGTATAACTTTGCTGGCGAAGCTGCTATGAAGAGCGAAGCCATCAGCAGTGCCTGGATCCACCACATGAGCGCCAAGCATCATCACTTTGCTGCTGCCGCGCAATACCGAGCTGCATGCGATTGTCTGGAGAAGCGGAAATATGGAGAGGAGGTTGCGCGACTCAAGGATGCTGTTGCTTGTGCGACGGAGGGCATTAAGGAAGCCCGAAATGGCTATCTTGGCAAGACGGTGGTTGATGACCTCAATGGGCTGAAGCGCAAGGTTGAGGAAGATTTGAAGCGAGCAGAGAAAGATAACGATGTTATCTACCTGA TTGCTGTACCACCAAAGTCGGAGCTCAAGATTCTCGATCGCGCAAACATGGCTGTAGCTCGGGTGCCACCACAAGTTGCCAACCCCTACGATTACTTTGGCGACCACGCCGAGTTCGGACCAGCTTTGTTCTCTCGACTTGTCCCCTTCTCGGTACACGTTGCCACATCGATTTACGAGGAACGACGCGATCGCATGGTTAGCCAGAATATTATTCCGGAGCTTGAATCGCTCACAGACAAGATTCACGAAATTCTCACATCGCTTGGACTACCTGGATCTTTACAAGCTCTTGAGAAACCTCTGGGTCTACCACCAAGTTTGGTCCAACATGCTGAGGAGATCAGACAAGCAGATGCCATTGGTAGAGTGCAAAAGGGCTTCGCGGATATTGACAAGTTGCGATCTGGAGATATGGCAATCTTTGAAGAGGGGAAAGCGGCTGTGGCTtcggaagaagaggaagatcaGCGATTACGGATGAGATACGGAACAGACCGATGGGTGCGACCCGAGAGTCGGCAAGATCCTCAAGGTGGGAAGCTTTGGCAGCACGCTTCTGAGATTGAGAGCTACTTCCAAAGCAGTATTAGTAGCGACGCGGTCGTTAGGGAAAAGTTCGGCGCGATCCAGGATTTGCTTGCTATCCTCTCCGGACCGGACCGAGATCTGATGGACTCCGTGCCGTCCAGCCGACGGGTTGACATACCCGAGACGTTGAAACCTGTCATAGGAAAATTGCGCGGCGCATACAACGACGTTCTTCGTCTTGAGAGCCGCCGTCGCAAGAAGGTTGAAAGTTTGCGAGAAAACGCACGTCGTGATGACATTAAGCCAGACATCCTCAAGGAGGCAGCCCGGTTGGAGCGAGCGTACCCTAACACGGCACTAGTCCCGGCTCACTTTGAGGAGTTCTTCGACAAACGACTTGATAAGTTGTATGAACCCGAGGTTGAAGCGATCGAAAAGGAAGCAAAAGACCAGGAACGTCTCCTGGCCGATGTTCAGCGTATCAATCGCGAGTTTGAGTCGCAGAAGCGACAGATGGGTGAACGCGGGAACCGAGAACGCGAGGTGGCTTTGCAGAAGCTTGATAATGCCTATTTTAAGTACAAGGAGATTATCAACAACCTCGAAGTTGGACGCAAGTTTTACAATGATCTGAACAAGATTGTTGGACAGGGTTTCCGTGATGTTATTCGCGGTTGGGTTGCTCAGCGCCGCATGGAGGCGCGAGCATTGGAAGA GGAAATTAACATGCCGACGTTGTCAAACCTCAACATCTCTCACCAACAACCTCCCACCCAAAGCCCAATGCCGTCACACCAAGACCCCTCACACTCATAtgcaccaccaccacaacaACCCCCTCAACCTGTGCAGAGTCCAGCTCAGGCAAACATACAGTCTTGGGGAGAGACGGTACAGCAGCCAAGACCAGTACAACCAACACCGGTTGGTGCCATGTGGACTCCTGGTATGGGTATCAAGTTTGGTCAATCTTCTGGTGGTTCAGGCCAACCTCCTGCACCTGGGACGTGGAATCCCAACTCTGGAATCAAGTTTGGTTGA